One Verrucomicrobiota bacterium genomic window, CGGCGCGAGCAGCCGCTCGGGATTCGGGATCTCGATCTCGACGCGGGCCTGTCGCGATTCCGTCTTGAGCACCGGGGCGCGGCGCACGATCTCGCCCGTGAACTCCTTGTTCGGATAGGCATCGGTGATGATGGAGATGACTCTGCCCGAGCTGATCTGCGGGAAGTCGCGCTCGATCACGTAGAGGACGGCGATCACCGAGCTGACGTCAACGATGGAGACAATCGGGTCGTTGGCCTTGAGCATCGCGCCCTCGTCCACGAACCGCTCGGCGACTACGCGCGGCGTGTCGCCGTCGTCCCACGAGACCTCGATCTGCGTGTAGGCCAGTCGCGCGTTGGCGGCCCTGAGCTCGGCCTCCCTTTGCTTGATCTGTGCCTCCGCCACCTGCTGTTTGGCTTGGGCGGTCCGGTAGCGCGCCTCGGCCTGGTCGAGCTCAGCCTCGGAAGCTACTTTCTGCTCACGTAGCTCTTTAACGCGTTTGAAGTCGCGGTCGGCTGCGTCGAGTTCGCTGGCGGCATCAACCAAGTTCGCCCTGCTGACGTCGAGCTGGGCCGTCGCCTGCGCCACTTGTTGGGCGTACTCCTCGCTGTCGAGCGAGGCGATCTGAGAGTTGTCCTTCACCAGGTCGCCGATGTTGACCAGCAGCTTCTCGAGCCGGCCCGGGATCTTGGGGGCGACGATGAACTGCGACTTCGGGAGCAGGCTGCCCGTGAACTCCGCGATGTCACGGATTGTCTGTTGACGGACGGGTGTGGCCTCGATCGGCACCGCGCGCTGGCCGCGCCCGCGGTCGGAGTCCTCGTCCGCGGTTACCTTGGAGTAGATACGCCAGCCGATCAGCCCGAGAACGGCTAGAACGATAACGGCCGTGATCGCTCTCTTCATGCGTACGCCTTTCACGTCTGTGGAGAGTCTGTGGTGCCCGGTGTGGCTGGCGCCTTCTGTCCTGCGTCTCGCGCACCCGCGTCTCGCGGGCCCGCATCCTGCGCACCCGCGTCTCGCGCACCCGCATCGTGCGTACCCGCGTCTCGCGCACCCGCATCGTGCGCACCCGCGTCTCGCGGGCCTGCGCCTCGCATGAACAGGTCCACCAACACGTCATCTCCGATAACGTCCTTGCTTCCACCCAGATTCCTGCCCCGTGCGCGCAGCAGCCCCATCAGGAAGGTGGCCAGCGTCTGGTCGGACAGACCGCTGCGGACCAGCCCTTCGAGCTGGCCCTTGCGCAGGATCCTGCCCAACGCTTCCACCAAGAGTTGGCGCTTCTCCTGCCAGCGTTGCTGTAAGTCGCTTCGGCACAGAGACATCCTGGCGTCCTCGGTCTGGATCATGCGGAAGAGCTGGCGGCGCCGTCCGAAGAAGGCCGTGATCGCCCCGCACGCCTGGAGCAACTGTTCCTCGAACGGGGCGTCGCCGACGACCCGGCGCTCGAGCAGGTCGCACAGCTCCTCGAACCCGGCGGTAGCCACCTGGAAGAACAGGTCGTCCTTGTCCTTGAAGTAGGTGTAGATCGTCCCCTTGCCGATGTGGGCCTCGTGGGCGATATCGTCGAGCGTGATCTCATGTAAGCGCTTGCTGGTGAACAGCTTCTCGGCCGCTTGCATGATCTGTTCGCGCTTGCCGGTCCTGGCCATGGCAACCCCAGTAATACTGACCAGTCAGTATTATCACCCGCCGCCAGGTCCGTCAAGTGAGCACAAGCGGGATGCAGCCAGCCGGTTCGCAGCACCGGTGGCATCTCTATGACGCGTCTGATCAACCGGAGGTTTGTGCGGAAGCAGGCGGGTGCCCTGCACGGCCATTGGCAGAGAGAAGAAAAGCGCGCCCGACTGGACTCGAACCAGCAACCTCCGGATTCGTAGTCCGAAAGGGCGGCCACGACACAAGTGGCCGCCCTCCGTTCTGTTACCACGTTTCCCGACGAGAAACGCCGCACTGCAGAATGAACTCGGATGAAGTCAGGTGAACTCTGAAAGGCGCAATGAGCTCCAGAGGATGGCACAATCATGACACACAGGGCCTTTGTAACACCCGGGTGGATCCGCTTTCCCAGCGTGCTACTGGGCAACAGCTCGTTGGGCGTTCTCCTTTGTCGTCGGCCAGAGCATCTCAGTGGGTGCCCAGGCTCAGATAAGGAGATGGGAACGACATGTACTCCGACGTGACGCTGGGCGAAGTCCGCTTTATGCGTAGCTGCGGTGTCCGGGTCGGCAGCTATGTCTACGACGAGTAGATCAAGGACGACGATCCGCGTGTGCTGGCGCTCGCGCAGGAGCCTCCGATCGTCTTCTCGGAGGGCCATGGGTGACCTGAAGAGGATCGCCGGACAGACGGCTCAGAACGACGGCTAACCGGCGTGCCCCTTGGTACCACCCTCAAGCATCGCCTTCAGCCCGATCTGTCGATGGAGTAGGCAAAGGAAGCGGGCACCCAGCGCCCGAAGGCTGGCTCCCGCCACGGTGCTTGCCGGGCTGACCGCAGCGGGACTTGGTGCAGTGGGGGCAAGCATGCTGAAGCCTTGGCCCGAAAGCCATCTCTGGCGGCCTGTGATCCGCTGGGTCAGTTCAGCGGGAGGGTGGGCGCATCCACGCTCCGCCAAGTGCAGCAGATCTCCCTCCAGGCCTGCCATTTCCCTTTCGACTTGGGGCGACCAGGGCGATGGCAACGACTCCGCCTCGGGCCTTTCCGAGCCCACGACATGGCTGACCTTGGTGCCGAAGACCTGCGCGGCGAATTTCCCCACGCGTCCCGTCGGCTGCTCGAAGTAGATGTTGCAGATCTGCCCGCCCTTGTGTGGC contains:
- a CDS encoding efflux RND transporter periplasmic adaptor subunit, which encodes MKRAITAVIVLAVLGLIGWRIYSKVTADEDSDRGRGQRAVPIEATPVRQQTIRDIAEFTGSLLPKSQFIVAPKIPGRLEKLLVNIGDLVKDNSQIASLDSEEYAQQVAQATAQLDVSRANLVDAASELDAADRDFKRVKELREQKVASEAELDQAEARYRTAQAKQQVAEAQIKQREAELRAANARLAYTQIEVSWDDGDTPRVVAERFVDEGAMLKANDPIVSIVDVSSVIAVLYVIERDFPQISSGRVISIITDAYPNKEFTGEIVRRAPVLKTESRQARVEIEIPNPERLLAPGMFARVRIQFAEHDNAIVVPATCLVRRDDKQGVFVVDTEQMKARFVPVTTGIIEGNLIEILEPQLDGLVVTLGQHLIEDGAGVALPQRAPMTGSEAGAARRADPGSRP
- a CDS encoding TetR/AcrR family transcriptional regulator; translation: MARTGKREQIMQAAEKLFTSKRLHEITLDDIAHEAHIGKGTIYTYFKDKDDLFFQVATAGFEELCDLLERRVVGDAPFEEQLLQACGAITAFFGRRRQLFRMIQTEDARMSLCRSDLQQRWQEKRQLLVEALGRILRKGQLEGLVRSGLSDQTLATFLMGLLRARGRNLGGSKDVIGDDVLVDLFMRGAGPRDAGAHDAGARDAGTHDAGARDAGAQDAGPRDAGARDAGQKAPATPGTTDSPQT